The DNA region AAGACACGGCCTTCCCCGGCAAGGCACGGGCGCGTGCCCGAGCGGCCTTCCATCGATCTGTCGTCTGGCAATGCATCCGGTTCGATGAACGAGGTGAGCGAAGCCTCGACCGTCCCGGAGTCCGCATCACCCAGCACACAAGGCGCAGCCCGCTTCATTGCCCTTGACGAGCGATCACAACGGATGGTGCGGACGCTCGGCACAAGCCTATTTCGGATCCCCGTTAGGGCTCTGCTCTTCCGTACCCGCCCGGCCCATGCAAGGCAAAAAAAAGCGCCGCAACAAGTGCGGCGCTTTTCATTTCTTGGGGTGGCTGATGGGGGACCATTGGCCACCTGCGAACCCCAGTGTTTTCGCGGCTTTCCGGCCGGTGCGACACGGGTCTGGGATACAGATTGTGTGACAACATGAATCCGCCGACAACCCCGGGCAAGCCGACGCGGCATCGACTGGTTGCACGGTGACAGCTGCTCCTAGGCGCGACTGGGATGGGTCGCACGCAATTCAGACAATGGTACTCATAGCCCGTGGACTCATTGTCATCAATCAGAGCCAATTGGATGATGCAGTCGCCCGACCATCACGCCGATTTAGTTCAGTTCGGACAACGCTTGCGAGCCCTTCGCGCAGCGAAAGGCTTCTCTCAGGAAGCACTCGCCCTGTCGTCTGGGCTTGACCGAAGTTATGTAGGCGGAGTTGAACGAGGCCAGCGAAACGTGAGCCTTGTGAACATACTCAAGCTCGCGACTGCTCTCAAGGTTGAACCACGGGAGCTATTCAGTTGACAGTAACGCCAGCCACCGCCGAACGCATTCTACAAGCTGATGCGCAGCGAGTTATCGACGAGATAAACGCATTCACCTCCGAAACGTTTAAGACCAGAGGGGGGCGCCTTGGAAGCGGCATGGGCAGCCTAATCGAAGCGATGTGGGTCTACTACATGAATAGGGTGCTCCAGAACGAAGGCGGCGAAGCTCAACAATGCGAAATTGCGTGGTTACAAGACCATGAGCCGGCCGATTTCGCCTGCCTGACTCGCGGCGCCACTTGGGACCCTGCAGCACGACTCGGCGAGTTATTCCGCATTGAAGCAAAGTCGATGAACATCGGCGTAGATGAAGCCAAGGGACACTTCACCAACTTGCGCAGCGAAACTCGAGCCAATGACCAACTCTTAGTCTTAGTCTGGTCCTGGACTTCAATTGCCAATCAGTACTTCTGGCCTCGCATCCACGATTACTTTTTGGGACCTGCTCAGCCGATAATAGAACTTCGGGATGCACTACACCGTCAACGGGGCGGAACTTTCGTTGACCCCCAAAATTGCCCGGATGGTTGCGTTCCCGGCGCATGCACTCACGTAGGCGAACCATTAAACGCTGCTGGAAAGCGGGAGCGCCGGTCAGGGCCGAAAACGTGTAAGCCAGCCAACGTTGAATATGCGGCCAATTTTGGCGGCCTTATTCGAATGCTAAAAACAGACAACGACTCGGCCCGCGAGCGCTTCCGAGAGCTTAGACGGGTTAATCCGGTGGCGCACCGTTATATTTCATTTATTCACAGACACTACCCCACAGAAGAAGTAAATCAGTATCGCAAAGCAGAGTGGCAAACAGCGCTAAGACGTGCAGGTCTGCCTGCAAATGGCCAAAGTGCCATTGATGCGAATTTGGCACTTCGCCAACACTGCCCGACCTATCAGGACCTGCTAAAGGATACTTTCTAGTACGCATTAGCATCGTACTTAGGGATTTAAGGGCCGTCTTAGCCTGTGGACTCAGTTGGGCGTATCGTCGAGACCGCCAATAGCTTTCATCAGCGCGTCGAGTTGTTGCTCAGGAAGTTCCTCTAGCCTTTGACGAAGGCCCCTCAATTCTTGGTCCGTAGCCTCTAGTTGTCGTGCGATTTGCTGCTGTATTGACAATGGCGGCAACGGAACTTTGATGCTGAGCAGGTCATCAGTTGCCATGCGCGGCAACGAGGCACCTACACGAAACTTTTCCACCAAGCGCGACACGAAGGGCGAAGCAATGATATGCCGAACATATCGTGCGTTCACCCGAGACGCTATTGGAACAAGCACAATAAATTCACCTGAGCAAATCCCATCGGCAGGCTCTCCATCTACCAAATAGACCTTATTCAACTCTGGCCTAAGACGGCCGAAGAGAACATCGCCGGTTCTAAAAATTTTGGAGCGAGACTTAATACTCTTGGCCGCTCTGGGTTCGAAATCCACCAACTCCCCCGTCCGGGCACGAACGTTTTCAAGTCCAAGATAAGAAATTTGTAGCTCGCCGAGCGTCTGAGGGTCAACTGCACCCTTTCTTTCCGACACAAGTTGCCGAAGTTCGACCATTTCATGGACCGAACTCGGGGAGTCCTCCGCTCCGAAGAAAAATGAAGGTGTCCATCGTCCTGACCTGACAAGATTTGAATGGTCGATAGTAATACAACGCATTACCAGCCCTCCTCAGCAATGAAATCTTGGAATTGATTTAACAGCTCACCCAAGTCAGAGCGGGAACTCCTACGTCCACTAGCATCGTATCCAACGTCTGAAACTTCACTCAAGAATACCTTCCTGCCCGGGTCAGGCTCTTCGCCAGGCCGAAGTTTCGTTAGTATCAACACGCTTGTCTTGATATTTGCCCCGAATGGCGAGAATGTATCGGATGGCAAACTGACGATGGCGCGAATCACAGCACGCTCGACCAACCAATCTCGAACGTACTGGGTGCTTTTATTGCTGAGCACGCCATCCGGAATCACAATGGCAAGCCGGCCACCTGGCTTTAAGAGCTGGAGGCACCTTTCTATAGCAACAATTTCGAGAGAAATGGTGCTTTTGCGGTCCAACGCTAATTCAAATGGACCAAATTGATGCAGCGCATCCGCCGGCAAGTCGACTCCAAACGGAGGATTGGTAGTCACCAAGTCAAAGGTTTCCCGATACAAGTCCGGATAGTTTTCAAATGGCAACAGTGCATCCGTGCAGCGGATATTGCTATGCCCATCACCATGGAGCCGCATGTCCGTCATTGCAATCCGCACCATGCGGTCGCTCTTTTCGATTCCGTGCAGGCGGGTGAATGCGAACTCATGAAACAGCTTGTCGGCTTTTCCGTGTGACTTGCGCACACAGTCCAATGCCGAAGTAAGAAAGTGCCCCGAGCCGCAGAATGGGTCAATCACCAGCTCGCGGACATTTGGACTCATCATTCGAACAATCAGGTCAATGACCTCCTTCGGAGTGAAATACTGTCCCATACCGGAGCGCACGGCGGGCTGCAAAACGTTTTGAAACGCACGTCCTTTTATGTCGATTGGCGAAGAGGATATGTCGTAGTGCTGCAGAAGCTCTGTCGCTCTAACAATAGCCGCACTCGACAACTGGAGAGTCTCTTTAAATACTCCTCGAGAACGGTCGTACGACGGAATTTTGTTCGAGAAAATCGCTTTATCGTCGCTTATTGCTGCATCATAGAGCCGACGAATTTCAGCCGCACATTCCTCAACGCTGCATCGCCCCGACCGCTGAAAGACGACCTCCCCCGAACGGTTGGAATTTTCTTCATCGAACAGCTTCGCATACACCAGTTTGCATATTTCCTCAAGCGCTTCCGGGGCATGTAATCCATCAATGTCACGAAAGGCGCTGTGAATTTCAAATAAAAGATTTTCGACGCGCTGGGTGAGCGGCCTTAGAGATGATTTAGCAATCTTTTCAGAAGGCAAAAGAACGCTGGAGCTGTCCAAATTTGCAACCAGGTCAAAATCACCTGTTCTAAAACTCTTTCTTAGAACTCTTACTATTTTATAGTCTTCACTCACCAAGGCGCCAACGCTCATGGTAGACGACGTCCGAAGGGTATCTTTCAGATAGTCCTCGGCTTCCTTGTAGGAAGCATTTGCAAAGGCAAACGCGAGATACTTTGTGGCCCGCTCGTTCTGGACGGTGAAGATTTCGAAGGCCTCTCTTTGTGCCTCCTTGAAGACAAGGTGAGTCGGAGGAACACTGAGTACCTCTGAAAGTTGCACTGCAATCTTATTGCTCATTTAAGACGTTCAGTCGTTCTCAATGAAGACAGTCTGTCATAAAAGTTCGGGCTTGTCTACGAGGCTGGGCCCCGCCAGCTCTAGGTGCTTGGCGCGCCATCGCGATTGAAGCGCTCCACTGGCTGGGGGTTGCCAGTTATTGCTTCCTCAATTTGGTCTGCGAGCCCAGTTTTTGGGCTCGATGAGGTGACCCACGCGTTCGACACCGCCACTGGTGCACGGTGGTCTCATCTTGAACCTCGTCAGTCACTCATACCTGGTGCCTACACGGCTTGTCCATCAACTTTTTGGAGAAGCCGAAATGAAGCCTTCTATCCTGCCCAGGCAGGCCCTGAGAACGATACACACCCCTGCAATCTTTGATAGCGGGTGTCAAACGCCGGGGAACCGCGCCAATGCTGGCTTTGCGCGGTCCACGGCTCCGAATGAAGCGGTCCACGTTTGTGGCCCTCTGGCCAGCTTGCCCAGTGTTGGCGCGGCGTCGGGCCTGGGGAGCCCGCGATGAGCGAGCGCAGCCGGTTCATCAAGGTGCGCGTGAGCGAGAACGAGCACAAGGCGCTACGCCAGCGAGCCGACGCACAAGGCGTGACCATCTCCGAGCATGTGCGCGCCACCGTGACGGCGGTGCACCAATCGCTGGACGTGGCCGCCGAGCTGGCGGCGCTGCGCAGCCAGGTGCGGCAGACGCCAGCGCCAGCGGCGACGCAGGGCGACAACGCCGGCACTGACCAGCGCGAGATGCTGCTGTTGCTGCGCGAGCTGGCAGCGGCGCGTGACGCGCAGATTCTGGCGCGCGTCCGAGCGCAGCTGGCCCCGCGCGTCGGCAACCCTCAGCAGCGCGGAGGTGTGGCATGAAGACGCACGACGCATTCCTTCGCCACCTGTTCGGCGCAGTCGACCGCGCGGTGGTCTGGACGGTGCTCTCCGTGGTGCTGTCCGCCGTAACGTGGACCGCCGTCTGGGAGCGCGGCCTGGGCTTGCCGGTCCTGGACGGCTGGCGTGTGCTCGGCCTCGCGCTGCTCGGGCGGGAGACCGACCGCACGGCGCTGACGCTGCTTGTGCTGTGCGCCCTCGTCGGCGTCATGGGCGCCGCCGTGGTGGGCGGCTGGCTGTTCCGCCGCTGGCAGCGCCGGGCAGAACTCGATGTGATGCGCCTGCGCGGCGCCCGGTGGGAGGGCGACCGATGATGCAAGCGGCCTGGGAGCGCTTCTGCTCGTGGCGAGCGCAAGCGCGCAACCCCGAGCCCATGTCCGGCGGACATCGGCTCCTGACGCTCGGCGGCCTGCCCTGGCCCGTCGAGCTGGAGACCCTGCACCTGCTATTGGCCGGCACCACGGGTGCGGGGAAGAGCACGCTCGTCGAAGAGCTGCTGGACGGCATCGGGGAGCGTGGTGAGAGAACCGTCGTGTGCGACCCGAACGGTAGCTTCGTGCGCCGGTTCGCCAAAGAAGGTGACCGACTGCTGAACCCCTTTGACGCTCGCACGGAAGGCTGGACCGTATTCAACGAGCTGCGCGCGGACTTCGACGCCGACCGCCTCGCCGCCAGCATCGTGCCGGCCGGGCATGGCGAGTCTGCGCCCTGGCATCACTACGCCCAGGTACTGCTGGCGGAAGTGCTGCGCGCCTTGGTGCGCAGCGGAGAGACGACGACCGAGCGCCTGCTTCACTGGTGCACCAGTGCGCCGGCCCGCGAGCTGGGCGCGATGCTGGCGGGCACGCCGGCGGCGGGCTTGTTCGACGAGGGGGCGGACAAAGCGCTGGCCAGCACGCGGTTCGTCTTGACCGCCCATCTGTCACCGCACCGCTTCATCAAACCCGGCAGCTTCAGCCTTCGGACTTGGCTGGAGCACGAAAGCGGAAGTCTGTTCATGACATGGCGCGCCGATATGCAAGCGGCGCTGGCACCGCTGCTGGCGACTTGGGCGGACATCACCACCAATGCGGTGCTGACGTTGCCGCCCGACCCCGCTCGGCGCGTGTGGCTCGTGCTCGACGAGTTGGCCGCGCTCGGCAAGTTGAATGGTCTGGAGATGGGTCTGACGCTCGGCCGCAAACATGGCTTGTGCGTGGTGGCAGGCTTGCAAAGCACGGCCCAGCTGGACCGGCTGTATGGCCGCGAGTCGGCCGTCGTGCTGAGGGCGTGCTTTCGCAACTTGGCGGTGCTGGCGATTGCGAAGAGCGACCCGGCCACGGCGGATGAACTCTCCCGCGCCCTCGGCGAGCGCGAGGTGTTGCGCCACGAGCTGAGCCGCAGCAACGGCGCCAGCGGCCTGGGCGAATCACAAAGCCTACGGCATGCCCAGGAGCGCTTGGTGATGGCCAGCGAAATCGCTGGCCTGCCGAACCTCGCCGGCTATCTGGCGATGGCCGGTGATGAGCCGGTGCGCCGGCTGCGCCTGACGCCGCAGGCCCGCGAGGACGTGACCGAGGCCTTCGTGCCGGAGGCCGCATGCTGACGCTTGCCAAAGTTGTTTCCGCTGCGTCGGCCGCGAGCTACTACGAGGGCGGCGACGACTATTACAGCGAGGACGGGCGCGCGCCCTCGGCCTGGTGGGGCACTGGCGCCGACGCGCTGGGCCTGCATGGTGAGGTGGACAGCGGTGACTTCCGTGCGCTGCTGGAGGGTCGGCTACAGGATGGGACGGAGATGCATCGCGGCGGCGAAGGCCGCACCGCCGGCCTGGACCTGACATTCAGCGCACCCAAGTCCCTGAGCATGCAAGCCCTTATCGGCGGCTCGACAGAACTGCTCGACGCGCATCAGCAGGCCGTCACCCACGCGCTGCGGTATGTGCAGGCCGAACTGGCCGCGTACCGCAGCACGCAGAATGGCGAGACGGTCTCGGTGCGCAGTCAGAACGTGGTCGCCGCCCGGTTCGACCACGACTTGAGCCGCGAGCTGGACCCGCAAGTTCACACGCACTGCGTCCTGTTGAACGTGACGCAGCGGCCGGACGGCCAATGGCGAGCACTCGATGCACACGCGCTGTACGAGCAGCAGAAGCTGCTTGGCATCTTGTATCGAGCCGAGCTGGCCAAGCGCGTACAGGAGCTGGGCTACGGCATCCGTCGCACACACCAGGACGGCCGGTTCGAGCTGGCGCACATTACCCGCGAGCAGGTCGAGGCGTTCAGCACGCGCAGTCGCGCCATCGACTTGGCCTTGGCGGCGAAGGGCGAGAGCCGCGCGACCGCCTCGGCCGAGATGCGCGAAATCGCCGGCTTGAGCACGCGGCGGGCCAAGGACGCCAGCGTACGGCGCGACGAATTGCGCGAGACATGGAACGCCAAGGCGGCAGCGCTTGGTGTGAACTGGATGCCCGAACTGCGCATGGCGGCGCTCGAACGCGCGGAAGTCGAGACGCGCACCCGCGAGTCGGTGGATTTCGCCGTGGCGCACCTGACCGAGCGCAGCGCAATCGTCAGCAGGCTGGCCATCGCGCAGGAGGCGCTGGCGCACGGCACCGGCCATTTGGGCCTCGCCGACGTGCAGGTCGACATCGACCGCCGGTTGGCCGGCGGTGAGATGCTGGCGTCGGCCGATGGGCGGCGACTCACGACACCAGGCGCGCAGGCGATGGAGCAGGAGCTGCTGGACATCGAGCGGCGCGGCAAGGAGGCGTTGACGACGGCCATCTGGGAGCCGCAGCAAGGGCGGCTCTTCGAGGCCTCCGCCCCTGCGCCGGCTCCAGCACCAGCGATTGCCGTGCACCTGACAGCCGGCCAGCGCAAGGCGGCGGAGTTGGTGCTGTCCACCCGCAATCGCGTCGTGGGCGTGCAGGGGCTCGCAGGCACCGGCAAGACGGCGATGCTGCGCACGGTGTCCGCGAACCTGGGCGACGGGTTCAAGGCCGTTGGACTGGCACCTTCGGCTGCGGCTGCTCGCGAGCTGTCGGCTGCTGGCTTCGAGGCAATGACCATCGCGGGCTTCCTTGCCAGTGGCCGTGCACTGGACGAGCGGACCCTGGTGGTCGTGGATGAAGCCGGCATGGTGAGCTTGCGCGACATGCACGCGCTGATGGCGGCCGTGGAGGAAGTCGGCGCTCGCGCAGTGCTGGTCGGCGACACCGGTCAGCTCAAAGCCGTGGAAGCCGGGGCGCCGTTCCGCCAGCTTCAAGAGCAAGGCATGGCGGTAGTTCGGATGGCCGACATCTTGCGCCAGCAGAACGACAAGTTGCGGGCCGCCGTGGTGGATGCGGCAGAAGGCAAGGTCAAGGACTCGCTGGAGAAGCTGGAGGCGACGGTTGCCGAGGTGCCGCACTCGACCGAACGCTACGAGCGCATCGCCAGGGACTACGCATCGCGCCTGCCCGAAGAACGGCTGCAGACTTTGGCGGTGGCGGGCACGAACCGCGCCAGGCAGGCCATCAACCAGCGCATTCGCCAGCGGCTCGGTCTGGCAGGCTCCGGCGTCGCCGTCGATGTGCTGGAGGGTCGCGACCTGACAAGGGCGCAGGTGCAAAGCTCGCTGAGCTACGCGGCCGGCGACATCGTCGAGGCGCTGCGGCACTACGACAGCATTGGACTGCGGCGTGGCGACACGGCGGAAGTCGTCGAGACCGCGCCCGGCTGCATCACGCTGCGCCGGCAAGATGGTCAGACAGTGCAGTGGCGGCCGACCGCGATGCCGCATGTGGCCGTGCATCGTGCAGAGCAACGCGAGGTCGCGGCCGGCGACCGCATCCGGTTCACGGCGAACGACTACGGGCTTGGCGTCGTCAACGGCCAGGTCGGCACGGTCGAGTCCATCGACCTCGCCGCCCGTGAGCTGACGGTCAACGTCGGGCTGGAGCGCTCGCTGACGCTGGACATGAAGCGACCGCTGCGGGTGGACCATGCCTACTGCACGACGGTGCATGCCGCGCAAGGCCAGACCTGCGACCGGGTGTTGGTGGACGCCGACGTGAGCGGGGCGATGGCCAATCAAAGTCTCTACTACGTCGCAATCAGCCGTGCCCGCCACGGCGTGACGCTCTACACCGACGACAAAGAACTGCTGCCTAGGGCGATGTCGCGGCTGGACATCAAGCAGGCGGCGCTTGACCTGCATCGACCATCGAGCCGTGGGATGTCGATGTGAAGCGGGGCGCCTTCGCGCGCCCCGTTCTCTTTCTATGTCAGTCGTCGCCCTTCAAGCTCACAGAGCCGCGCCCCGGCTCCCAGGGCCGCGCGGGGATGGCAGCGAACTTCACGCGCGAGAAGTGCCTGGCCAGGCGATTGAATGGCAGGTCGGAGCCGTAGCCGTCCGTCACGTTGCCATCGCCCGTGGTGTGGCCCAGCATTCGCTGCAGGTACTTCGACGGGACGCCAGCCGCTTCGAGCATGTCTTTCATGCAGTGGCGGAACGAGTAAAGCACCTTGCGCTTGTCGATGATGCCGAGAGCGCGCTTGTAGCGACCGAAGAACTTCGAGAACGACCCGGACAGCTTGCCGTGGAAGTCCTTCTTCAACGTCGGGAAGAGCACGGTAGCCTTGCGAGCGCGCAGCCATTCGACGTAGCGCAGCAGGCCGAGGTCGATGAGTTCCTGGGCAATCGGCACGCGCCGGATGGACACCGCGTTCTTGAGGGTACGGCGGTGGGACTCGGGCACCTCGTCGTCGTCGAACAAGTCGAGGTCGTCGTCGCAGGGGCGGTCGATGATGTTCAGGTACCAGCCCAGCTTCGGGTCATTCACGAGGTCGCTCAGCGCCAGGCCCGCCAGTTCTTCGGGCCGGGCGCCGGTGTAGTACATCAGCACCGGAATCCAGTAGCTGGCCTCGCCGGACTGCCCTCTGGAGCGCTTATGCTGCGTGAAGACCTCGGAGCCGAAAATCGTCTGCAGGTCGGTTGCGTCGAAGGGCAACCGGCGCTTCTTGCGCTTCTTGGCGCCGCTCTCCTTGACGCCGAGCGTGCCGGTCGCGGGGTTCACGCGCAGGACGTGCTTGCCGACCGCAATCTTGTAGATGCCCCGGATTTTGGTCAGGCGCTCGTTGAGCGTGGGCACCCCGAGGCGGGGCCGCATGTCCTCCACGAAAGCGGTCATCAGCTCAGGCGTCACGTCACCCGGCATATCGACGCCCTGGGTCGCGGCGAAGCGCCGAAGGTCGCGCCAAGCTGTCTGCGAGGCGATGGTCGTCGGCTTCGGGGCGGTTCTCGACGTAATCGCGCCACTTCTCAAACACCTTGTCCCAGGTGGGCAGGTCCGGGTCCACCGCCACGCGCTCCGGTGCGATGACCTGCAGCGGATGCACCGCCGGTGGCGCGACCTTGTCCGTATCGACGATGTCGCCGCGTTGCCGAGTGAGTTGGTGGTCGAGCGTTTCGA from Paracidovorax wautersii includes:
- a CDS encoding helix-turn-helix transcriptional regulator → MQSPDHHADLVQFGQRLRALRAAKGFSQEALALSSGLDRSYVGGVERGQRNVSLVNILKLATALKVEPRELFS
- a CDS encoding restriction endonuclease subunit S, whose product is MVELRQLVSERKGAVDPQTLGELQISYLGLENVRARTGELVDFEPRAAKSIKSRSKIFRTGDVLFGRLRPELNKVYLVDGEPADGICSGEFIVLVPIASRVNARYVRHIIASPFVSRLVEKFRVGASLPRMATDDLLSIKVPLPPLSIQQQIARQLEATDQELRGLRQRLEELPEQQLDALMKAIGGLDDTPN
- a CDS encoding N-6 DNA methylase, whose translation is MSNKIAVQLSEVLSVPPTHLVFKEAQREAFEIFTVQNERATKYLAFAFANASYKEAEDYLKDTLRTSSTMSVGALVSEDYKIVRVLRKSFRTGDFDLVANLDSSSVLLPSEKIAKSSLRPLTQRVENLLFEIHSAFRDIDGLHAPEALEEICKLVYAKLFDEENSNRSGEVVFQRSGRCSVEECAAEIRRLYDAAISDDKAIFSNKIPSYDRSRGVFKETLQLSSAAIVRATELLQHYDISSSPIDIKGRAFQNVLQPAVRSGMGQYFTPKEVIDLIVRMMSPNVRELVIDPFCGSGHFLTSALDCVRKSHGKADKLFHEFAFTRLHGIEKSDRMVRIAMTDMRLHGDGHSNIRCTDALLPFENYPDLYRETFDLVTTNPPFGVDLPADALHQFGPFELALDRKSTISLEIVAIERCLQLLKPGGRLAIVIPDGVLSNKSTQYVRDWLVERAVIRAIVSLPSDTFSPFGANIKTSVLILTKLRPGEEPDPGRKVFLSEVSDVGYDASGRRSSRSDLGELLNQFQDFIAEEGW
- a CDS encoding plasmid mobilization protein, translating into MSERSRFIKVRVSENEHKALRQRADAQGVTISEHVRATVTAVHQSLDVAAELAALRSQVRQTPAPAATQGDNAGTDQREMLLLLRELAAARDAQILARVRAQLAPRVGNPQQRGGVA
- a CDS encoding type IV secretion system DNA-binding domain-containing protein, whose translation is MMQAAWERFCSWRAQARNPEPMSGGHRLLTLGGLPWPVELETLHLLLAGTTGAGKSTLVEELLDGIGERGERTVVCDPNGSFVRRFAKEGDRLLNPFDARTEGWTVFNELRADFDADRLAASIVPAGHGESAPWHHYAQVLLAEVLRALVRSGETTTERLLHWCTSAPARELGAMLAGTPAAGLFDEGADKALASTRFVLTAHLSPHRFIKPGSFSLRTWLEHESGSLFMTWRADMQAALAPLLATWADITTNAVLTLPPDPARRVWLVLDELAALGKLNGLEMGLTLGRKHGLCVVAGLQSTAQLDRLYGRESAVVLRACFRNLAVLAIAKSDPATADELSRALGEREVLRHELSRSNGASGLGESQSLRHAQERLVMASEIAGLPNLAGYLAMAGDEPVRRLRLTPQAREDVTEAFVPEAAC
- the mobF gene encoding MobF family relaxase, giving the protein MLTLAKVVSAASAASYYEGGDDYYSEDGRAPSAWWGTGADALGLHGEVDSGDFRALLEGRLQDGTEMHRGGEGRTAGLDLTFSAPKSLSMQALIGGSTELLDAHQQAVTHALRYVQAELAAYRSTQNGETVSVRSQNVVAARFDHDLSRELDPQVHTHCVLLNVTQRPDGQWRALDAHALYEQQKLLGILYRAELAKRVQELGYGIRRTHQDGRFELAHITREQVEAFSTRSRAIDLALAAKGESRATASAEMREIAGLSTRRAKDASVRRDELRETWNAKAAALGVNWMPELRMAALERAEVETRTRESVDFAVAHLTERSAIVSRLAIAQEALAHGTGHLGLADVQVDIDRRLAGGEMLASADGRRLTTPGAQAMEQELLDIERRGKEALTTAIWEPQQGRLFEASAPAPAPAPAIAVHLTAGQRKAAELVLSTRNRVVGVQGLAGTGKTAMLRTVSANLGDGFKAVGLAPSAAAARELSAAGFEAMTIAGFLASGRALDERTLVVVDEAGMVSLRDMHALMAAVEEVGARAVLVGDTGQLKAVEAGAPFRQLQEQGMAVVRMADILRQQNDKLRAAVVDAAEGKVKDSLEKLEATVAEVPHSTERYERIARDYASRLPEERLQTLAVAGTNRARQAINQRIRQRLGLAGSGVAVDVLEGRDLTRAQVQSSLSYAAGDIVEALRHYDSIGLRRGDTAEVVETAPGCITLRRQDGQTVQWRPTAMPHVAVHRAEQREVAAGDRIRFTANDYGLGVVNGQVGTVESIDLAARELTVNVGLERSLTLDMKRPLRVDHAYCTTVHAAQGQTCDRVLVDADVSGAMANQSLYYVAISRARHGVTLYTDDKELLPRAMSRLDIKQAALDLHRPSSRGMSM
- a CDS encoding site-specific integrase; amino-acid sequence: MTAFVEDMRPRLGVPTLNERLTKIRGIYKIAVGKHVLRVNPATGTLGVKESGAKKRKKRRLPFDATDLQTIFGSEVFTQHKRSRGQSGEASYWIPVLMYYTGARPEELAGLALSDLVNDPKLGWYLNIIDRPCDDDLDLFDDDEVPESHRRTLKNAVSIRRVPIAQELIDLGLLRYVEWLRARKATVLFPTLKKDFHGKLSGSFSKFFGRYKRALGIIDKRKVLYSFRHCMKDMLEAAGVPSKYLQRMLGHTTGDGNVTDGYGSDLPFNRLARHFSRVKFAAIPARPWEPGRGSVSLKGDD